TCCCCCTCGGAATAGGCGGGAAAAACCTCCACCACCTCGCCGCGCACACGGAACGTGCCGCGGAGGAAATCAAAATCCTGCCGTTCGAACAGGCGTTCCACCAACTGGCGCAGGAACACGTCCCGGTCCATGATATCCCCCTCCCGGATGCGCAGGGTCAGGTTTCGGTAATCCTCCGGAGTGGACAAGCCGTAAATGCAGGAGACGGACGCCACCACGATCACGTCCCTGCGGGTCATCAGGGAATTCATCGCGTTCAGACTCAGGCGGTCCAGCTCGTCGTTAATGGCGGAATCCTTCTCAATATAAGTATCCGTGCTGGCGATATACGCCTCCGGCTGGTAATAATCGAAGTAGGAGACGTAATAATCCACCGCGTTATTCGGGAAAAAACTCTTCAATTCCGAATGAAGCTGGGCCGCGAGCGTCTTATTGTGGGAAATCACCAGCGTGGGCCTGTTCATCCGGGCGATCAGATTCGCCATCGTAAACGTCTTGCCGCTCCCCGTCACACCCAGCAGGGCCTGATGCTTGTTGCCGGCCTCCAGAGACTTGAGAAGCTTGCCGATAGCCTGCTCCTGGTCCCCGGACGGCTTGAAGGAGGAATTCAATTCAAAAGACGACATACGTGATGCCTCCAGTATAATGCACCCCCTGCTCCGGGCTAGGACAATGTTTGACAATTCCCCCCGGCTGACCCAGTATATGCGGCATGTACATCCCCACGCAGGAAGAACGGTACGCTAAAAAAGGACTCCTGTCCCTCATCCTGTGCGTCGTGGTCCCCTCCTGCCTGTATCTCTCCCTCCTCTCCGAACAACTGAACATGGTGCGCGGCCACGAATGGGAGGCCATCATGAAAATCTTCCTGGCGTTCTCCTATCCTCTGGCTGCCCTCTTCGCCATGATGGGCGTCTCCTTCTTCTGGTGGGCCGTAGGCATCTCCGCGGCCGTTCATGGCGGCATCATCGCCTGGCTGAAAATGACGCCGCGCCTGGCGCCCAAGCAGGCGATTTGCGCGGCGCTCTGCCTGGGCATGCTGGACTTCCTCCTGGTGAAGCTCTTCCCGTTCCCGGCGGGAATCATCAACTGACATCCGGTCCCCGGAAAAACGGACTCCGGACTTATCCCTGCTTTTTGGACAGAGCGGTAATCTGCCTTTTAATCTCGCGGCCCGTTTTCTTGGAATCGGCCTTGTACGCCTCATAAGTAAAGCACTGCGCCCGGCCTCCGTCCGCATCGGTCAGCACCAGCTTGGGATAATACTTCCCCTGCTTCAGGGCCGTCTTCACGGCATCGCTTACGCCGGACTTTTTTCCATCCTTCACCGGCAGGTAAACCAGCACGCAGCGGCGGCCCACGGCCTCAAGAAACCCCTCGGACGCGCCTGAAGCCAGAGGGCAGGTGGTAGCCGTATTCGTATAAAGATACGCCACAGGCTTCTTCTGCTCACGGGCAGTCTTCAGCGCTTCCTCCAGCCGGTCTGTGGTAAAGGAGCCTTTCGGTAATTTTACGTCCGCCCACGCCTGGGACAGGACAAACAGGGAGCAGACGGTCAACAGGGTAATTAACTTTTTCATGGGCTTTCACTATAAGAAGCTTCCAATCAATGTCAAAGAAAAAGCCGCCTGTTTAGCCTTGAACGCCGGAACGGGACATGGCAGAGTACGCCCACGCATTCGTCGCGCCTGTGGCGAAATTGGTAGACGCGCCAGACTTAGGATCTGGTGCCGCAAGGCGTACAGGTTCGAGTCCTGCCAGGCGCACCATTAATAACTCTCTTTAAGTAAACAACTTGAGTAGGGTTTCTTTTTTTTGCTGGAATAGGCGCAAATTCCATAAAAGCCCCGATCTGGGTACAAGGTATATACGCTTTAAGGCCATTTTTAGCCTTATTTTACAAGGTATTTCTGTTAACCGGCCCATTTGGCTGCTTTGTAAAACGGAAATTTCTGAATTTATATATAATTGATACTATATAAATACATTGCGCTAATTTACAATTCCTTATGCTCTCCGTCATCAGATGAGGAGGTTGGAAAAACGCTCTGTATTTGGAGGGAAGATTCCCTTAATGTGTTGCTGTAAGAATAAAAATCATGAAGTCTGCCGTCATATGATTTCTCTGTTTCTGTTTTTGCAGCTGTTCACAAAATAGAAAAATGCCAGTATTCTCAATTCATCATCATAAGAAATCAAACAAATTTTTAATCACAAGTGCTACTGCTGATGATAAACATGTATATGAATTGAATGAAATAAAATCGTTAATACCAAAGAAAAATTCATTGATATTTAGCGGAAAATTTACAAATGAGGAGCACCAAACAATTGAACGTTTATTTTGTGAATACAAAATTGAAATTATCGGAAACGGGCTCCCTGTAAAAAATGGAGGCTATAATGTTGAATTCCAGACATTGGATAATTTATTCAAGAAACTTCCTGAGAACTGAACGACGAAACTGTTTCAAGCCCCTGAATAGCTTGCTCATTACACGCAACAGTATCCCGATGAAACCATGCGGCGGCGTTACGGAAACGGAAAACAGGATATGGGAAAGGCAACGGTGCCTTTGAGTCTATGGATAAAGATGAAGGATTTGATCCAGCAATAAATCTTACCGGGCCTCTGCCAGAAGAATTTTCAAAAAGAGGGTGTAGGAAAGTTAAAGGAACTGCCGATTGTAAAAATAAATTCTAAAAGAAAAACATGTTCTATATGTTTCCAACACCTCCACGAAAGAGATGGAAGCGGGACATCCTGAAAAAACCTCATCGACGCTTTCCTTCTTATCACGTAGTGCAAATGACGGCAACAATCCAGGAACATATAAAACGCAATTGGGAAGAAGTAAAAACAGAGTAACGATATTCCAGTCCCTGTTGTCTTAATCGTTAAATATTTCAATACTATCTATAAAGGAGCGGAAGCGTCTTTGGAAGTAATTCACATGTGTTGTCCATGTAAGAAAAAAGAAACTAAATCATCAATTACGGCATTTCTATAATTCATGACAATAATTAGAATAATAAAATCCATATTAACGATAGAATTAGCCATGATAAATTCGTGTTCTCCTAATTTAAATTATGGAGAGGAAATAGACTTGTCGCCATATAAGGAATCAATCAAACATGTCGATTTAAACTCCCTTCCAATTGAGATAACGGAATCTAGAATTGTTCCTGCATTATATATTGGCAAGAGACCAAATCATATAAACAAGCATTCCAAAATAATTGATGTAACGCCACTGTCGGAAAGATTTCTTTTTGAATATCAAAAAAAGAAAATCGTTTGTTTTGATAACTTCTTGAAAAAAAATTATCCTGAAACTAAATTTGCCGTTTCGGTTAAGAAAGCATCAACTCAATCCGAATTGGAAGGTATAATTGATGAATTGAAAAAACATCACATTAATATCGAATATATTACGATTCCGGGAATTAAAAATTAGGTACCGGATAATCTCTTTACCAAGAGAAATAAATGCATGGAATCACTCATCCCTTGAATTATATGGAGAAATGAACTATGCAGGAACTCCCTTTGTGACTTGTCTCTCCTCACTCCGGCGGCCAAATTGCTTATGACAGGTTGATTACCCTCTTATCGGTTCAAACTTCACTGATAAAAAGTCATCAGACAAACGCAGACGAAAACATCAAATGTCCGGAGACATTTGGTTTCTCCCACAACATCTTCCATCCATCCCTTGCATGACATAAGCACTCCCCTGACACCGAAATCTCCCCCATATGCGGACATGACCTTGAAGTACGATCCGTCACGGTTCCAGTTTGCACAATTCCTCCTCGTAGACAAGAAGGGGAAGGCCGCGGAGGCCACCCCCGCCCGGTTCTCCTTTGATTTCAACAATCAGGGGCATCAGGAATATATCTTTAACCGGAAATACTACTCAAAACAGGATTGGAACCTTCTCCAGGTAAAACTTTTCTACATCGACCCGGAGGAGATGCGGCGCGTCGCGGTTCCGGTGGATATGGAAATAGACCTCGCGCGCAAAAGCCCCCCCTGTCCGCCATTCCCGCCAGGAATTCACCGTCCTGCCTGCCCCGTCCCCCGTTCCTTTCGTCCATGATCCGCGTCTGCCGGAGGAAAAAGTGCGGTTTAGGCTGCATTACTTCCATCAAAACCAAGACCCCGGCTCCAGCGGGCATTCCCTGGTTTACGACGGACCTTTCACCAGAATTGATTTCCGGCCTGAAACGCCGGAAAACGGGCCTGTGGCCATTAGCATTTCACCGGAAAATCCACTAACCGTGAGAGGCAATGAAATATCACCCCCGGTTTTTGCTGCCGCTTCCAGCCATACGAGCTTCTCCCCCTGGGAAAAAGAAATCCCTATCCCATCCTGAGCCTGAACATCCCGGATCTGCTGCCGGAAACCTCTTCCTGATGGACTCTCTCCGGAACTGCAAACATGATCATGGCCAGTCGCGCCTGCCGCATATCCTTCCCGCTTCCCTCCGTCATGGGAAGCACGGTCACGCTCCCCCTTCAGGATATTCCAGGAATCAAATTGCCGGATGACGCCAAGGCGGCGCTCACCGTCGCCGACATGAAATCCGAATCCTCACGGAGCTCCCTGCTCCTGCATCTCCGCAGCACCCTTCCTTCCGCCTGTTTCGACTCCCTCACGCTCATTGACGCCAACAACCGGGAATATTCGCCGGCGGAACTGGTTGCTCATGACACTCACCCGCAGAGAGTGACACGCATTTATGAACCTTATTAGGAACCTGGGGACCGGAACATTACGGCGGAGCTGATCATTTACATCAATCCCCGCACGGTACGGATCCCACTGAATCTGAAATTCAGAGCCGGAGGAATGGTACCGTCTCCGCCATCTGAATAATGGCTCAAAGGCAATGCCGCCCAACAATTTTTCGCCCCCCTGAAAAACGACGAGTGCAGGTCTCTCCCAACCAGATCATGAGGCCTCAGCGGTAGAAAAACATTTCACAGGCCATGGCCGCCCCTCCCCTTGCCGGGAAATCTCGCCCGGCAAACCTCCGGAAAAGCGGGGATGAACGAAATCTTCCGGCATGCCGTACCCCCGGAAAAGCGGGCATTCCCTCCGTCATCTGAACTTCTTCAGGAACGGGGCGATCAACGCCGTTCCCAGACCGACCAGGGCAATGAGGGAGAACGACCATCTGAGAGAAGACGCATGGGCAATATGCCCGATGACCGGAGGTCCCAGCAGAAAGCCCAGAAAGCCGATCGTGGAAACGGAGGCCAGAGCCACGCTGGGAATCATCTTTTTGGACTTTCCGGCCATGCTGTAGCAGAGAGGGACAATGGAAGAGGTGCCCAGCCCCACCAGAAGGAAGCCCAGCGTGGCGGACCACAGCACCGGGAACAGAACGGCAACCAGAAGCCCGGCGGCAATCAGAATGCCGCTCGCGCGCAGCACGCGCACGGCTCCGAAGCGCATCACCATGCGGTCCGCCGTAAAACGTCCCAGGGCCATCGTGCTCATGAACGCTACATATCCCGTTTGCACCAGGCCCGGGCCTGGCTGAACCACACTTTCAAAATATACGCCGCTCCAATCGAACATGGTCCCCTCGCTGACCATGCTCCCGAACGCAATCAATCCGATAAGCAGTACATAGGCGTCCATGCTCCGGAACATGCCACCGCTCTGGGAACTGGAATGCCGGGCGTCCCGCGGCAAAAGGAAACGGGAAAAAACGGCCAGAATGAACATGCATATCAGAAAAATGGCGATGAAATGCGTTTCCGTGGACACATTCCAGTCCACCATGAAGGCCCCCAGCAGCGCGCCGAAGAACCCCGCCAGGCTCCACAGGCCGTGAAAGCGGGCCATGATGCTGCACTGGTACAGCCGCTCCACGCCCACCCCCTGCGTATTGACGGAAATATTCGTCAGATTGGCGGCCACACCGAACAAAAACAGCCCTCCGGCCAGTTCCCAGAAGGAGGAAACCAGCCCCAGGCACACGAGTACGGCGGGGTAAAAAACGGAAGACGCCATGAGTATCCTCCGGCTGCCGAAGCGGCCTACCAGGTAGCCGGACAAGGCCATGGCGGACATCTGCCCGACGGGAACGGCAAAGAGGACGGACCCCAGATCGGCATCGTTCATCCCCAGGGCGCTCTTGACGTCGGGAATGCGGCAGGCCCAACTGGCGAACACCAGGCCCTGAAGAAAATAGAAGGTACTAACCGACAACCGGTAAACGCCCTGGGTCGTTTTGGGAAGAGAGAGATTCATTCTGGATTTTCCGGATCGCGCAAAAAGCTATCTTCATTTGCCGCCCCTGGCAAGAGAAATCATATCTTATACAATAAGATTTGACCATGCAGAACCGGCAAAGGAGCAAGGGCCTGCCGTTTCCGGCAGACCATTCATGGTTCGCACTGTTTACCGTAAAAACTCCTCTCTGCAAACAAAAAACGCCGCCCTCACAGACAGGACGGCGTTTCTTCAAACAAAACGGGAATTTCTCAGCGCGGATCGCGGTGCCAGTTCAGGGCGCCCTTGCCCAGGGCATAGAGGTAGGCTACCAGCAGAATGCCGATGAAAATGCACATGGCCGTAAACGATTCCGGATTCATCATCACATAGTCCCGGAAGTTGACGGCCCAGGGATAGAGGAAAACCACTTCCAGGTCAAAAATCACGAAAAGCATGGCCACCATGTAGAACTTAACGGAAAACATGGGAGCCCCTTCACCCACGGGAATCATGCCGCATTCGTAAGGAATGTCCGCAGGCTTGCGAACGGAAGAACGCTTGCCCATCAAGATACTGAGCAACAAAATAATGCCGGCCAGCCCCAGGGCTGCCACCACCTGCACAAGCACTGAAAAAAATTCCTGATTCATGACGTCTGGCACGGGTGTACCACACCCATCCCGGAAAAGCAAAACTAAAAAGGGGCCGCGGTTAGCATGCTGACATGGACGCCTATTTTCCCGAAAATACGGAAAGAACGCCATTTACGGGGCTTTTTCCCGCACGCACGTTTCCCTTCCGCTTTCCTCCTCCATCCGGTCGCGACTCCGGCGTACGGCGAAGTCACGCTCCCATCCAGCCAGCCGCCCAGTCCCATAGCCAGGAACACAAATACCATCCCCCCACCAGCACGAAAACAAGAAGTCCCAGCAATTTCAGCAGCACAAAGCCTCCGGCCAGCACTAACCCGGCTGCGCAGGCCATAACCATGCCGGCGATCATGGAAAGGAAATCAAGCACGGACGTCAACATGGCTCCTGCATTCAGTATATCGGCTGACCGCCTCCGGCAAGAATAAAACCACGGCCATTCCCACAAAAACGGTTCTACGCCCCTAATTCCGGCCTGCCAGCACCTTCCTGAGCACGTGAATCACTCCGTTGTCCTCGTTGGACGGAGCCGTAAACGCAGCCATTTTCCGGATTTCCGGAACGGCGTTGGCTACCGCATAGCTGAATCCGGCCTGCCTCATCATCTCGGCGTCATTCATCTGGTCGCCGAAAACCATGGTCTCCACTGCAGAAATCCCCAGCCGCCGCTGAATCAGCTCCAGGGCATTTCCCTTGTTGGCTCCCTTCCGGCTGATATCCATCCACCGTTCACCGGAAACGGCCACCTGGAAACGGTCTGCCAGATGCCTCAAATGCGGATAGCTGTTATTCACGGCCCCCTGGAAATCGTACACGGCTATCTTCAGCAGCCTGTCACCCTGGACGGAAAGCAGGTCATCCACCTGTTCGCAACGGGTGTAGTACCTGCGGGCCTCCCGGACAAACTCGGGTCGGGAATCCTCTATATAGGCGGAATCTCGGCCCGCCAGCACGATGCAGGCCCCCTCAATGTCCCGGATCTGCACAATCAGCGGCGCGGCGGTCTCCCTCTCCATGTCCGCCACCAGCCATTCATCCCGGCCATCGGCCACATAGGCTCCGTTTTCTGCGATGAACAGCATCCTGTCCGCCACAGGGGAAAAAGTTTTCCGCAGCCCGTCATATTGTCGCCCGCTGGCAGCCGCAAAACGGATGCCGTGTTTCTCCAATTGTTCGAAAATGGTGAAAAAATCCGGTTCCAGTTCTCCCCGTCTGTTGAGCAGAGTGCCGTCCATGTCGGATGCAATGAGTCTGACGGAATCCATAACTGCCCACAGCATCGGGTACCTCTTCCTTCAAGGCAAGCGCATGCTGTGCCAGTGCGGAAGCAGAAAACCGGAAATCTCAAGGTCCGCTCTAAAACCATTCGCAAACCGCATATTCTCGCTTCATGCCGTCTTTCCCATTGAAAAATCCATCGCAAAACCAGATGCGGGAACGGTGGATTTCCCCTCTTGCCCGGAACGTTCGAAACCACGCTTCTTTAACCTTTCAGCCACATGCTCAATGGATAAGATAACATGCCGGATTAGGAATCCGGAATAATCGAAAATATTTGAACTTAAAATAAATGCAAATAACGGCTCTGATGAATGCGACGGAATGGAAGCAGAAAACACCATGACACGATCTTTCCGTCCGTCTCCGGGAAAGCTTGTATTTTCTTGCATCCGTCCTTTTCCTGCAAGGTTTCCCATTCTTCCCGGATTCCTAATCCGCGGCCCATTCTTCGGGATTTTTTATATCTCTACCCAGAGGCAGATGAAAACCGTTCTATTTTTTCATTGCTCCCGGTTCCGTATTCCTGCATCATCATGTTTTGCAGTTCCCTGCTTATGATACACATGACATTTGGAAAAAAGGCTCTCTGGTTTCTTGGTGCTCTAAGTGTGTTTGCGGCCCTCGTCGCCGGATCATCCATTTTCTGGTTCCTGCGGAATGAACCATCCCCACGGGAATGGAAATTCAGCCCCCTGTGGTCGGAAACGGAAAAAGAGCAAATCCTGATGGTGGCGGACTATATGGAGCGCCACGGTCCGGAACGGTTCCTTCTCAGGTCCCTCTCACCTAATTCCCGTCATATTGACTGGCACCTGTTTTCCGAATTTTCCATGAGCCAGTACATGAAGGACGAAATCCGGGAACGGCTCCAGATGATACGGGAAACAGCGGAAAACGGAGATGGCCGCTGCCGTTCCTCCCATCATGAATCCCTGTTGCACCTGGCTGCCGGGCTGGGGCACGTCCAGCTTTTGAACCGCCTGCTCCAGATGAACGCGGACCCCAACCTCCAGATCATCATGTCTCCGCAGGCGGCACAGCTCCTGAACGGCTCGGAACTGGGAGACACTCCCATGACATACGCCTGCTGCCCGGGCTTGGGCGACGGCGCGCCTCTTCCCGTGGGCAACAGGCTGACGTGCCTTTCCCTGCTGATCCGGAACGGAGCCAGTGTGGACAAAATTGGCCCCGCAGGATGGCCGCCCCTTGTCATGTCCTGCGTAGCGGGCATCGGGGGAGCCCCTTATGAGGAAACGGCACTTCTCCTGCTCAAGCACGGAGCGGATATTTCCATTTGCCCGGAACTGAGGGGGAAAAAAACCAGCCTGCTTTCCTGGGCGGTCGCGGCCAGTTACCCGAATGTTGTCCGCAAGCTGTGTGAAGCGGGGTATGATCCCAATTTCCGCGGAGAAATGAGTCCCCCTCTTCTCTGCCTGAACCTGCACGCTCCGGACACCGCTCTCCGGATCACCCAAATACTGATTCAGTACGGAGCGGACGTCAACGCCGCCATGCCCGTGGACACGGCGCCGCCGGATTCCGCAGGAGACACGGCCCTCCTGAACCTGTGCCGCCAGCTGGGCGCCATTGATGAAGAACTGCTCCCCCAAATGCGGGAGCTGGTCAATCTGCTGATTAATGAGGGAGCGGATGTCAACCATCAAAACTCCGTCGGGGAAACACCCCTGATGCTCTGCTGCCGTGACATGCTGCTGGGCGACGGAACCCTGGACACCGTGAAACTGGGAATAGCAAGACTCCTGCTGGACCGGAACGCCAAGGCGTTCCTGCGGGACAGATATGGCCGCACCGCCCTCCAGCAAATAGGCAGCCAGGAAAACGAACACATCCACATGGTGCTGAAAAGCCTGCCGGAATTGAACGCTTCCCCCTCTACCCGCCAGGTTCTCCATTAAAAACCTTTCCATTCCACATGGAAAGGCGCTTCTCCCCCTGCCTTCGCCGTTCTTCCGTTCTACGACAACTTCCGGAATCCGCAGCCGGACATTTCCCAAGCGCCGCAGAAAAGCCATTCTTCCGCATCCTTGGCAGTCCCCCACCCTGCGGAAACGGGCCGCCCCGCCCCGGAGCCCTCCCCGCAGCGGTTTCCCGGCGCGTCGGCGGATCACTTCACGCGCGCGCTTACCGTATCCAGCAGCACCCCGGAATCAGGCTTGGACCCGGTGCTGATGAAATGAATGTAGCTGGCTCCGTTGGGAGACTGGTTGGCCATCTTCAGCGTTCCCGCCTTGACGCCGTCCAGAGAGACGGCGGCCTGGCTCCCCTGGAACAGAATGGAAACCTCATGCCATGCCCCGGGTGTGACAGGCACCTTTTTCATGCCCAGCAGCAGATGGGGGGCAGGCTTCAGCTTGATGGGGAACGTGAACAGGGCATAATCCTTCGTCGTGGTATCGCAGGCGTTGAACAAACGGTCCGTCAGGGACACCTGAAGGCCGGAATCCTCCGCCTGTTCCCCGTCCGCCACACGGAAGCGGAACTTGACCAGTCCCGTGGTTCCGTTCGGGAAATTCCACGTAGCGCCCCCGTTCTGATAATCCACATTGGACTTTTCATTCACCAGCTCCGGATCATTCAAACGCTTGATCTGAAGAACCTTTTTGGAACCGCCCGCGGGGTCCGGCACCAATTCGGCGGAGGGCTTGCGATTGTAGCTGCAATGCCCCTTCTTCTGCGGGATATAAGTATGGATGGTCCATTGGGAGTCCAGATCCTTGCCCGTCTGGGAGGAACGCGTCTTGGCGGCCACCCAACGGCGGTCCACGATCATCAGGCGGCGATGATTCTTGTGCTGGCCCAGGGAAACCAGAATGCGGTTCTTATCCAACTGCACCATTTCGCTCTGGTGCTTTCCGCGGTCTTCCGGCCCGTCAAGAGTAGCGTACCCCGGATGGTTGCGGTGCTCGTCCAAAATAATTTCCCGGAACCCGTACCAGCTCTTTCCCTCATCGCCGGACATGGCGATGTGGTGGGAATCACGGTTGGTGAACACGTCTTCCCAGGTGCCGTTGCCTGCCGTGGCATTCTCGGGGAGGGCCATCGTATTCGTCCACAGGGAAACGATGGTGCCGTCATCCAGGCGGCCCAGCGTGTTCATAGTCAGGGTGCCGAAAAAGCGGGACGGTTCCGGCTTGCTCCATGTCTCGCCACGGTCCTTTGAAAAAGCCTGCCACGCCTGGTCCTGGGAAGTGCGTGCGAGCGCCCACAGGGTGCCGTCCTTCATTTCCAGAACCGTAGCTTCCACGGCATTGTTGAACCATCTGACACCCTGGTGGGGCGGCTTGGCTTCATGACGGGGAGAAGTAATGCCGCTCCTGGACACGCGCCAGGTCAGGCCCCCGTCGTCGGAAATATGGAATTTGGTCCCGCCGCCCATGTTGTGGAACGGAATAAGCACCCTCTTCCCCTTGTCGACAAAAATGGGGGACCGCATGATGCCGCCCAGCTTCTTAAGATTTTTCCTCTTTTCAGGGTCTTTCCAGTCCTCCTCCAGCTTGCCGTCGTTGGTGACGGCAAGCCATTTTCCGTCCAATCCTCCCTTGGAAAGGAACACGAATCCGCCAATGGGCTGCACGCGGATGAATTCTCCCGTCAGCGGATTGCGCGTGATGGCGGGTGACTCCTTGGGAATACCGCCATAATTGGGCGGATAACTGGCCGGGGCCATCTTCATTTTCCACGTTTTTCCATTATCCATGCTCACTAGGTAATCCGGCTCCTTCCTGGTGCCGGAATAATGGCGGATTTCCCGCGCATTCACGCGAACAAGGCCCCGCCCCGCATCGGAAGGCGGGGTGGCGACGATCCGGGGTTCTGGGGCCGGTTCAGCCTTCTGCTGGGCGTAACAGCAACACAATGAAGCGGCAAAAAGAAAAAACAGAGAACTTTTCATAAATCAATCAACACCCAACGGCAGAGTATTCTTATAGGCAAGCATCCCGGCCATCAAGCCGAATCCCCGCATGATAAAAAAGACCACAGGCAGACCATCACCGGGAATCCTGCCCGCCGCGGTATGCGGAATCCATCCTTTTCAGCAATATACCCAATTCCCTGCCCAGCACCTCGTAGCCCTTCCCATTCGGGTGCACCGTGTCCCTCATGAAATCCTGCCGCGGGGAAGCACCGTCTTCCGACAACAGGGCCTTCCCCGGATTGGCAAAGAAAACCGCCTTTCCGTCGTGGAGCTTCGCCAGCAGCTTGTTTGTCTGAATAATGGGTTGTTCCAGATCCTTTTCCTTCCGCGGCAGGATGCCCAGCAACAAAACTCTGGAAGAAGGGCACTTCCGGCGCACCAGCCGTATAAAGGCCGCCATGTTATCCGCGCACGCCTGCGGCGTATCCCTGCGGTGCCCCAGATTGTTGGTCCCCAG
This genomic stretch from Akkermansia biwaensis harbors:
- a CDS encoding ankyrin repeat domain-containing protein; protein product: MTFGKKALWFLGALSVFAALVAGSSIFWFLRNEPSPREWKFSPLWSETEKEQILMVADYMERHGPERFLLRSLSPNSRHIDWHLFSEFSMSQYMKDEIRERLQMIRETAENGDGRCRSSHHESLLHLAAGLGHVQLLNRLLQMNADPNLQIIMSPQAAQLLNGSELGDTPMTYACCPGLGDGAPLPVGNRLTCLSLLIRNGASVDKIGPAGWPPLVMSCVAGIGGAPYEETALLLLKHGADISICPELRGKKTSLLSWAVAASYPNVVRKLCEAGYDPNFRGEMSPPLLCLNLHAPDTALRITQILIQYGADVNAAMPVDTAPPDSAGDTALLNLCRQLGAIDEELLPQMRELVNLLINEGADVNHQNSVGETPLMLCCRDMLLGDGTLDTVKLGIARLLLDRNAKAFLRDRYGRTALQQIGSQENEHIHMVLKSLPELNASPSTRQVLH
- a CDS encoding NADH-quinone oxidoreductase subunit A gives rise to the protein MNQEFFSVLVQVVAALGLAGIILLLSILMGKRSSVRKPADIPYECGMIPVGEGAPMFSVKFYMVAMLFVIFDLEVVFLYPWAVNFRDYVMMNPESFTAMCIFIGILLVAYLYALGKGALNWHRDPR
- a CDS encoding Cof-type HAD-IIB family hydrolase, which translates into the protein MDSVRLIASDMDGTLLNRRGELEPDFFTIFEQLEKHGIRFAAASGRQYDGLRKTFSPVADRMLFIAENGAYVADGRDEWLVADMERETAAPLIVQIRDIEGACIVLAGRDSAYIEDSRPEFVREARRYYTRCEQVDDLLSVQGDRLLKIAVYDFQGAVNNSYPHLRHLADRFQVAVSGERWMDISRKGANKGNALELIQRRLGISAVETMVFGDQMNDAEMMRQAGFSYAVANAVPEIRKMAAFTAPSNEDNGVIHVLRKVLAGRN
- a CDS encoding MFS transporter; this translates as MNLSLPKTTQGVYRLSVSTFYFLQGLVFASWACRIPDVKSALGMNDADLGSVLFAVPVGQMSAMALSGYLVGRFGSRRILMASSVFYPAVLVCLGLVSSFWELAGGLFLFGVAANLTNISVNTQGVGVERLYQCSIMARFHGLWSLAGFFGALLGAFMVDWNVSTETHFIAIFLICMFILAVFSRFLLPRDARHSSSQSGGMFRSMDAYVLLIGLIAFGSMVSEGTMFDWSGVYFESVVQPGPGLVQTGYVAFMSTMALGRFTADRMVMRFGAVRVLRASGILIAAGLLVAVLFPVLWSATLGFLLVGLGTSSIVPLCYSMAGKSKKMIPSVALASVSTIGFLGFLLGPPVIGHIAHASSLRWSFSLIALVGLGTALIAPFLKKFR
- a CDS encoding sialidase family protein, whose product is MKSSLFFLFAASLCCCYAQQKAEPAPEPRIVATPPSDAGRGLVRVNAREIRHYSGTRKEPDYLVSMDNGKTWKMKMAPASYPPNYGGIPKESPAITRNPLTGEFIRVQPIGGFVFLSKGGLDGKWLAVTNDGKLEEDWKDPEKRKNLKKLGGIMRSPIFVDKGKRVLIPFHNMGGGTKFHISDDGGLTWRVSRSGITSPRHEAKPPHQGVRWFNNAVEATVLEMKDGTLWALARTSQDQAWQAFSKDRGETWSKPEPSRFFGTLTMNTLGRLDDGTIVSLWTNTMALPENATAGNGTWEDVFTNRDSHHIAMSGDEGKSWYGFREIILDEHRNHPGYATLDGPEDRGKHQSEMVQLDKNRILVSLGQHKNHRRLMIVDRRWVAAKTRSSQTGKDLDSQWTIHTYIPQKKGHCSYNRKPSAELVPDPAGGSKKVLQIKRLNDPELVNEKSNVDYQNGGATWNFPNGTTGLVKFRFRVADGEQAEDSGLQVSLTDRLFNACDTTTKDYALFTFPIKLKPAPHLLLGMKKVPVTPGAWHEVSILFQGSQAAVSLDGVKAGTLKMANQSPNGASYIHFISTGSKPDSGVLLDTVSARVK